From Streptomyces sp. NBC_00690, a single genomic window includes:
- a CDS encoding sensor histidine kinase, translated as MNATTVRASLLAGARGLALTLMALIGSITLFVLTVVSLALTVVGIGVLTTPAVLALVRAHANQRRRLAADWSGVLIPAGYRPLPRDVRRGVTGQVERCAHLLRDPATWRDVQWLFVDSTAGATVAVVAPGLFAHGVFGLLLPLGLWKPLVSSQHTFWYTFVPVGGASTAVAAALVGVALIGIGFRYNSLLVRTHFTIAGLLAPSRAALEQRIGRLTETRHDALDSSAAELRRIERDLHDGAQARLVAVGMNLSAVEALIERDPAQAKELIGRARATSAEALAELRDLVRGIHPPVLAERGLGDAVKALALRLPLRTEVDVELTGRADAPVESAAYFAVSEALANAVKHSGADRIWVDISHGTGGLRIAVTDNGRGGASPASGSGLSGLERRLGTFDGVLAVSSPVGGPTMVTMEIPCALS; from the coding sequence ATGAACGCCACGACGGTGCGTGCGTCGCTGCTCGCCGGTGCCAGGGGACTGGCCCTGACCCTGATGGCACTCATCGGTTCGATCACGCTGTTCGTGCTGACCGTGGTGTCCCTGGCCCTGACCGTGGTGGGGATCGGAGTCCTGACCACCCCCGCGGTGTTGGCGCTGGTAAGGGCCCATGCCAATCAGCGCAGGCGACTGGCGGCCGATTGGAGCGGGGTGCTGATACCGGCCGGGTACCGGCCGCTGCCACGGGATGTGCGGCGGGGTGTGACGGGTCAGGTGGAGCGCTGTGCGCACTTGCTGCGGGACCCGGCGACCTGGCGGGATGTGCAGTGGCTGTTCGTGGACTCCACGGCCGGTGCGACCGTCGCCGTCGTGGCCCCTGGCCTGTTCGCCCACGGTGTCTTCGGGCTGTTGCTGCCCCTGGGCCTGTGGAAGCCGCTGGTGTCGTCGCAGCACACCTTCTGGTACACGTTCGTACCCGTGGGCGGGGCCAGTACGGCGGTGGCCGCGGCGCTGGTGGGTGTCGCGCTGATCGGCATCGGGTTCAGGTACAACTCCCTCCTGGTGCGGACCCACTTCACGATCGCCGGACTGTTGGCGCCGAGCCGGGCCGCTCTGGAACAGCGCATCGGTCGGCTGACCGAGACCCGGCACGACGCACTGGACTCCTCGGCGGCGGAGCTGCGCCGTATCGAACGCGATCTGCACGACGGCGCCCAGGCCCGGCTGGTGGCGGTGGGGATGAACCTGAGCGCGGTGGAGGCGCTGATCGAGCGTGATCCGGCGCAGGCGAAGGAGTTGATCGGCCGGGCCCGGGCGACCTCGGCCGAGGCGCTGGCGGAGCTTCGGGACCTGGTCCGCGGCATCCATCCTCCGGTACTGGCGGAACGGGGCCTCGGGGATGCGGTGAAGGCGCTCGCGCTGCGGCTGCCGCTGCGGACCGAGGTGGACGTGGAACTGACGGGCCGCGCCGACGCACCGGTGGAGTCGGCGGCCTACTTCGCGGTGAGCGAGGCGCTCGCCAATGCGGTGAAGCACTCGGGTGCGGATCGGATCTGGGTGGACATCAGCCATGGGACGGGCGGCCTGCGGATCGCCGTCACCGACAACGGCAGGGGCGGCGCCTCGCCGGCATCCGGGTCGGGGCTGAGCGGACTGGAACGCAGGCTCGGCACCTTCGACGGGGTGCTCGCCGTCTCCTCCCCGGTGGGCGGACCGACGATGGTCACGATGGAGATCCCGTGCGCGTTGTCCTAG
- a CDS encoding response regulator transcription factor, producing MRVVLAEDLFLLRDGLVRLLEAYGFDIVAAVESGPELTEALAEGKPDIAVVDVRLPPSHTDEGLQCALAARRARPGLPVLVLSQHVEQLYARELLADGDGGVGYLLKDRVFDADQFIDAVRRVAAGGTAMDPQVISQLLTRRSNDRPLGGLTPREWDVMELMAQGRSNAAIASQLVVTERAVAKHTSNIFGKLGLPVSDDDNRRVLAVLAYLDRG from the coding sequence GTGCGCGTTGTCCTAGCCGAAGACCTCTTCCTGTTGCGCGACGGCCTCGTGCGGCTGTTGGAGGCGTACGGCTTCGACATCGTGGCCGCCGTGGAGAGCGGCCCGGAGCTCACCGAGGCGTTGGCCGAGGGGAAACCCGACATCGCCGTGGTCGACGTACGTCTCCCGCCCTCCCACACGGACGAGGGCCTCCAGTGCGCGCTGGCGGCACGGCGCGCCAGACCGGGTCTGCCGGTGCTCGTCTTGTCCCAGCACGTGGAGCAGTTGTACGCGCGAGAACTCCTCGCGGACGGGGACGGCGGGGTCGGCTACCTCCTCAAGGACCGGGTCTTCGACGCCGACCAGTTCATCGACGCCGTGCGCAGGGTGGCGGCGGGGGGCACGGCCATGGACCCGCAGGTGATCTCCCAACTGCTCACCCGGCGCTCGAACGACCGGCCCCTGGGGGGATTGACCCCGCGCGAGTGGGACGTGATGGAGCTGATGGCACAGGGGCGTTCGAATGCGGCGATCGCCTCCCAGTTGGTCGTCACCGAGCGCGCGGTGGCCAAACACACGTCCAACATCTTCGGAAAGCTCGGGCTCCCGGTGTCCGACGACGACAACCGGCGGGTGCTCGCCGTGCTGGCGTATCTGGACCGGGGCTGA